A single region of the Candidatus Protochlamydia amoebophila UWE25 genome encodes:
- the pyrH gene encoding UMP kinase: MSTFPKRILLKLSGETLIGNQGFGIQQQACLQITKSIQQIQQLGIQLGIVIGGGNIFRGINLKANGMPRVPADHMGMLATLLNGIALQQALISLEVKTCVMSALDCPKVAESYQWSKALQYLEEGVVVIFVGGTGNPYFTTDTAAALRASEIQANLLLKATKVDGIYNQDPLKNTQAVKYDRISYSQVLAEKLQVMDATAIALCRNHQIPIFVFNMKRLFENRLDHVLTDYSHGTLVDDGEIGHEANKLDR, encoded by the coding sequence ATGAGCACCTTTCCCAAGCGCATTTTACTCAAGTTATCGGGAGAAACGTTGATTGGTAACCAAGGCTTTGGCATCCAGCAACAAGCTTGCCTTCAAATTACTAAATCTATTCAACAAATTCAACAATTGGGAATCCAATTAGGAATTGTGATTGGAGGAGGAAATATTTTCAGAGGAATAAACCTTAAAGCAAATGGAATGCCTCGTGTTCCTGCAGACCATATGGGAATGCTTGCAACGCTTTTAAATGGGATCGCTCTTCAACAAGCTTTAATAAGTTTAGAAGTCAAAACGTGCGTGATGAGTGCCTTAGACTGTCCAAAAGTAGCAGAGTCTTATCAATGGAGTAAAGCTTTGCAATATTTAGAAGAGGGGGTGGTTGTCATTTTCGTCGGAGGAACAGGTAACCCCTATTTTACAACAGATACAGCTGCAGCTTTAAGAGCAAGTGAAATACAAGCAAATTTACTGCTTAAAGCGACTAAGGTAGATGGGATTTATAATCAGGATCCTTTAAAAAATACCCAAGCTGTCAAATATGATCGAATTTCTTATTCTCAAGTGCTTGCAGAAAAATTACAAGTCATGGATGCTACTGCTATTGCTTTATGTAGAAATCATCAAATTCCTATCTTTGTGTTTAACATGAAGCGTCTATTTGAAAATAGATTAGACCATGTCTTAACAGATTATAGTCATGGAACTTTAGTTGATGATGGAGAAATTGGTCATGAAGCTAACAAGCTAGATAGATAA
- a CDS encoding glycosyltransferase family 2 protein, translating to MAVDLHSSDQQTVLLALLARNKEHTLPAFLNCIEHLDYDKKCISIYIHTNNNIDKTQEILEAWVKEKGNLYKDVIFVKQDLNTVLTNRPHEWTPERFKILAKIRNDSLEYAKLLKSDYYFVVDCDNFITADTLKDLIKQDKPIIAPLLRSLETNNYYSNFFCAIDETGYYGYHLDYLKIVSYEKIGVFKVPVVHCTYLIQSKYLDQLSYIDGSEDYEFVIFSRKAREKNVDQYISNEKKYGYLVHFFDNLSLEEEKERMASINILRRIADLRH from the coding sequence ATGGCTGTAGATTTACATTCCAGTGATCAACAAACTGTGCTTTTAGCCTTATTAGCTCGTAATAAAGAACACACACTTCCTGCGTTCTTAAATTGTATTGAACATTTAGATTATGATAAGAAATGTATCTCAATTTATATTCATACTAACAACAATATTGATAAGACTCAGGAAATTTTGGAAGCCTGGGTTAAAGAAAAAGGAAATTTATATAAGGATGTCATCTTTGTTAAACAAGATTTGAACACAGTTTTAACAAATCGCCCTCATGAATGGACTCCAGAAAGATTTAAAATTTTGGCAAAAATTAGAAATGACAGTTTGGAATATGCCAAGCTTTTAAAGTCAGATTATTATTTTGTTGTCGATTGTGATAATTTTATTACAGCTGATACTTTAAAAGACCTTATCAAACAAGATAAGCCTATTATTGCGCCCTTGTTACGATCTTTAGAAACTAATAATTATTATAGTAATTTTTTTTGTGCAATTGATGAAACGGGATATTACGGTTATCATCTCGACTATTTAAAAATCGTATCATATGAAAAGATTGGTGTTTTCAAAGTTCCTGTTGTTCATTGCACCTATCTGATTCAGTCTAAATATCTTGATCAACTGAGCTATATTGATGGATCAGAGGATTATGAGTTTGTCATTTTTTCTAGGAAGGCACGTGAAAAAAATGTCGATCAATATATTAGTAATGAAAAAAAATACGGATATTTGGTTCATTTTTTCGATAATCTTTCTTTAGAAGAAGAAAAAGAACGCATGGCATCAATAAATATTCTTAGGAGAATAGCGGATTTAAGGCATTAA
- a CDS encoding UvrB/UvrC motif-containing protein, whose product MVDKNPDKNFSDRPLECGECKKPIAVRYTEIVGENMTHTSMCASCPELERRLHGTSPKEYIQSQVGLGAALECGNCGTTLEEVKRGHQLGCPECYNVFGNILLAEIQAANRLTSRLVSIKKSSPIHIGRAPGETLVIKPSSRLLALDEALKETLQREDYEQAALLRDQIRALTEHKEDSKPEKEGEERDESK is encoded by the coding sequence ATGGTCGATAAAAATCCAGACAAAAACTTTTCCGATAGACCACTTGAATGTGGAGAATGTAAAAAACCAATTGCTGTTCGCTACACAGAAATTGTGGGTGAGAATATGACTCATACTAGTATGTGTGCAAGTTGTCCAGAGTTGGAAAGAAGACTGCATGGAACAAGCCCAAAAGAATATATTCAAAGTCAAGTAGGCTTAGGGGCTGCTCTAGAATGTGGAAATTGCGGAACTACTTTAGAAGAAGTTAAAAGAGGACATCAGTTAGGTTGTCCGGAATGCTACAATGTATTTGGTAATATTCTATTAGCTGAAATTCAAGCCGCTAATCGACTTACTTCTCGCCTTGTTTCGATTAAAAAATCATCACCTATTCATATTGGTCGAGCTCCTGGAGAAACTTTAGTCATTAAGCCTTCTTCTCGCTTATTAGCCCTTGATGAAGCTCTTAAAGAAACTCTTCAACGAGAAGATTATGAACAAGCGGCTTTGTTGAGAGATCAAATTCGTGCCTTAACAGAGCATAAAGAAGATTCAAAACCAGAAAAAGAAGGGGAAGAGCGTGACGAATCAAAATAA
- the frr gene encoding ribosome recycling factor produces MSIVDQTKTKMITAIEHLKNDLKNIRTGRANPGMVEHVMIEVYGSPMRLKDVASISAPEARQLLITPFDPQNAGSIGKGIEKANLGLMPIVDAHSVRIKIPPMTEEIRKKMAKICHEEKEKTKVSIRNIRRDANELARKQKSEGIIAEDVLKKLEKNIQELTDKFCKEADEIAEKKEKEISTI; encoded by the coding sequence ATGAGCATAGTTGATCAAACTAAAACCAAAATGATAACGGCAATTGAACATTTAAAGAATGATTTGAAAAATATTCGTACGGGTCGTGCCAATCCGGGAATGGTTGAGCATGTGATGATAGAAGTCTATGGAAGCCCTATGCGTCTAAAAGATGTTGCTTCGATTTCTGCTCCCGAGGCGCGTCAACTATTAATTACTCCCTTTGATCCTCAAAATGCGGGATCGATTGGCAAAGGTATTGAAAAAGCAAATTTAGGTTTAATGCCTATTGTTGATGCGCATTCTGTTCGTATAAAAATTCCTCCTATGACAGAAGAAATTCGAAAAAAAATGGCAAAAATTTGCCATGAAGAAAAAGAAAAGACAAAAGTTAGTATTCGAAATATCAGACGCGATGCCAATGAATTAGCAAGAAAACAAAAATCGGAAGGAATCATTGCAGAAGATGTTTTAAAAAAACTCGAAAAAAATATTCAAGAGTTAACGGATAAGTTTTGTAAAGAAGCTGATGAAATCGCGGAAAAAAAAGAAAAAGAAATTTCCACAATTTAA
- a CDS encoding protein arginine kinase: MTNQNNPYSLLCNQNPWSVNGNDIWLGTTLTLLRNLEKFKFPSKLETDKRKQIVSLLYKDLLKNDLLKKSQLFKAEDMQPIEKELLVEHFLTPESFHQANTGEAFVLDASGEFLAVFNLRDHLMLHWVDTKEELEGAWERLVKIETNLNNLVNFAFSSKFGFLTADPTRCGTGLIVTIFLHLPGLIYTNRLNDVLQKDKDEGIEQTGLQGNPHEIIGDIVAFHNNYTLGMTEENIISSLRTLATKLALEEKSVRNILKQEHDQEISDLKDKISRAYAILLHSYQIESIEAMKAISLLKLGLDLNWLKGIDQKTLNDLLFSIRRAHLICHQKQKLTPEEIPHKRAEFIHKALKGSSLLI, from the coding sequence GTGACGAATCAAAATAACCCTTATTCTTTATTATGTAATCAAAACCCATGGAGTGTTAATGGAAATGATATTTGGCTAGGAACAACTTTGACGCTTTTAAGAAATTTAGAAAAATTCAAATTCCCAAGTAAGCTGGAGACAGATAAACGGAAACAAATCGTTTCTCTTTTATACAAAGACCTTTTAAAAAATGATTTATTAAAAAAATCACAGCTTTTTAAAGCTGAAGATATGCAACCGATTGAAAAAGAATTGTTGGTGGAACATTTTCTAACACCAGAAAGCTTTCATCAAGCGAACACGGGTGAAGCATTTGTATTAGATGCCTCGGGAGAATTTTTAGCCGTCTTCAATTTACGCGATCATTTGATGCTGCATTGGGTAGATACTAAAGAAGAATTAGAAGGAGCTTGGGAACGATTAGTTAAAATCGAAACAAATTTAAATAACTTAGTAAATTTTGCTTTTTCTTCGAAGTTTGGTTTTTTAACCGCAGATCCTACCAGATGTGGAACAGGCCTCATTGTGACTATTTTTTTGCATCTGCCCGGATTGATTTATACAAACCGTTTGAATGACGTTTTGCAAAAAGATAAAGATGAGGGAATTGAGCAAACAGGTTTACAAGGAAATCCCCATGAAATCATAGGGGATATTGTGGCTTTTCATAATAATTATACTCTTGGAATGACAGAAGAAAATATTATTTCTTCATTAAGAACTTTGGCGACTAAATTAGCCTTGGAAGAAAAAAGTGTTCGAAATATTTTGAAACAAGAGCATGACCAGGAAATTTCTGATCTCAAAGATAAAATTAGTCGTGCGTATGCGATTCTTTTACATTCTTACCAAATTGAATCTATTGAAGCAATGAAGGCCATTAGTTTACTTAAATTGGGTCTTGATTTGAACTGGTTGAAAGGTATCGATCAAAAGACATTAAATGATTTGTTGTTTAGTATCAGACGAGCTCATTTAATCTGCCACCAAAAACAAAAATTGACCCCTGAAGAAATACCTCATAAAAGGGCTGAATTTATCCACAAAGCTTTAAAAGGTAGCTCATTATTAATTTAA
- a CDS encoding CDP-glycerol glycerophosphotransferase family protein, giving the protein MKQKACVGLNPNSYVHLTEHLAPLCVAMGMPLLLTDEKHAINSQKLYPQLKILLHDWEDVTPRYLIENFDVFFQSEPWHRHDFYAKFQGLEKAFQKEVRNVHCPHGFSDKIFWLEKSVWEDIVLIYGQNMLDLFKDFKILNHLNVAPRTGNYRYLYYKMFQTHFDSIAEELVWGKFKKKQTTILYAPTCHDQDHTTSFMHAQAIFENLPEDYNLLVKIHPALEETDGPALYQMIGKYEKKENIIFVQDFPVIYPLLARSDIYLGDMSSIGYDFLTFNRPMFFLNQRKRDVQKDRNLFLYRCGFEIQPHNYTQFYQILEKELCFDQARYDQIRQDIYQYTFGEEVSFDHLKEMIYQATFSPKKFD; this is encoded by the coding sequence ATGAAGCAAAAAGCCTGTGTCGGCTTAAATCCTAATTCATATGTTCATTTGACTGAACACTTAGCCCCTCTTTGTGTAGCAATGGGGATGCCATTACTCTTAACGGATGAAAAACACGCGATCAACTCTCAAAAACTCTATCCTCAATTAAAAATCCTCCTACATGATTGGGAAGATGTTACACCTCGTTATTTAATTGAAAATTTTGATGTCTTCTTTCAGTCGGAGCCTTGGCACCGCCACGATTTCTACGCTAAATTTCAAGGGCTTGAAAAAGCTTTTCAAAAAGAGGTAAGAAATGTCCATTGTCCTCATGGTTTTTCGGATAAAATCTTTTGGCTAGAAAAGAGTGTATGGGAAGATATTGTATTAATATACGGACAAAACATGTTGGATTTGTTCAAAGATTTCAAAATTCTAAATCATCTTAATGTTGCTCCTAGGACAGGAAATTATCGATATTTGTACTACAAAATGTTTCAAACTCATTTTGATTCCATCGCCGAAGAACTGGTTTGGGGGAAATTTAAAAAAAAGCAAACTACAATCTTGTATGCTCCAACTTGTCATGACCAAGATCATACGACATCCTTTATGCATGCACAGGCTATATTTGAAAATCTTCCTGAGGATTACAATTTGTTGGTTAAAATTCACCCTGCTTTAGAGGAAACGGATGGCCCGGCTCTTTATCAAATGATTGGAAAATATGAAAAAAAAGAAAATATTATTTTTGTTCAAGACTTTCCAGTGATTTATCCCTTACTCGCGCGATCTGATATTTATTTAGGAGATATGTCGTCAATTGGCTATGATTTTCTCACCTTCAACCGCCCGATGTTTTTCTTAAATCAGCGAAAACGAGACGTTCAAAAAGATAGAAATTTATTCCTATACCGCTGTGGATTTGAAATTCAACCTCATAACTATACCCAGTTTTATCAAATTTTAGAGAAAGAACTTTGTTTTGATCAAGCACGCTATGATCAAATACGTCAAGACATTTACCAATATACTTTTGGTGAAGAAGTTTCTTTTGATCATTTAAAAGAAATGATTTATCAGGCAACTTTTTCTCCAAAAAAATTTGATTGA